From the Salvelinus alpinus chromosome 32, SLU_Salpinus.1, whole genome shotgun sequence genome, one window contains:
- the LOC139562633 gene encoding bifunctional heparan sulfate N-deacetylase/N-sulfotransferase 2-like — protein sequence MVASLWKLVRGVRQLELHRLILALIVFCLFSMAFLAYYVSNSPKIKEAPPLPFSDCRGVPGAVGGGQQAPLFLPHSGRLRQVKAMDNSRTDPVVLVFVESIYSQLGQEIVAILESSHFSYRTEIAPGKGDMPTLTERNRGRYALVIYENLLKYVNLDAWNRDLLDKYCMEYSVGIIGFFKANENSLLSAQLKGFPLFLHSHLGLRDYRINHNAPLLYITRPNEVEQGPLPGDDWTVFQSNHSTYEPVLLASTKSSDALAHLGPLSAMHATVVQDLGLHDGIQRVLFGNNLSYWLHKLVFVDAIAYLTGKRLCLSLERHLLVDVDDIFVGKEGTRMKVTDVEALLNTQNKLRMLVPDFTFNLGFSGKFYHTGTDEEDRGDDMLLRHRKEFWWFPHMWSHMQPHLFHNVSVLAEQMRLNMLFAQEHGIPTDMGYAVAPHHSGVYPVHSQLYEAWKSVWDIKVTSTEEYPHLRPARYRRGFIHSGIQVLPRQTCGLFTHTIFYNEYPGGSKELDKSIRGGELFLTVLLNPISIFMTHLSNYGNDRLGLYTFESLVKFVQCWTNLRLQTLPPTQLADKYFQIFPEERDPLWQNPCQDKRHKDIWSKEKTCDRLPRFLVVGPQKTGTTALHSFLSLHPAITSSFSSPVTFEEIQFFSGPNYDNGIDWYMDFFPFPSNVSTDFMFEKSANYFDTEVAPKRAAALLSRAKILAVLINPVDRAYSWYQHQRAHQDPMAINHTFQEVVTAGPASPRELIILQRRCLKPGAYATHLERWLHHYQPSQVHIVDGSQLRSNPALVMEGIQRFLGVTPIFNYTQALTYDESKGFWCQRVEGGRPKCLGKSKGRKYPDMTPESRAFLTEHYREHNMELLRLLNRLGQLLPAWLREELQSSSWS from the exons ATGGTGGCCAGCCTATGGAAGCTGGTGCGGGGCGTCAGGCAACTGGAGCTCCATCGCCTCATCTTGGCACTCATCGTCTTCTGCCTTTTCTCCATGGCTTTCCTGGCCTATTACGTCAGCAACAGCCCCAAGATCAAGGAGGCCCCCCCGCTGCCCTTCAGTGACTGTCGGGGGGTGCCGGGGGCTGTGGGAGGTGGGCAGCAGGCGCCACTCTTCCTGCCTCACTCGGGTCGGCTGCGCCAGGTGAAGGCCATGGACAACTCTCGTACGGACCCAGTGGTGCTGGTGTTTGTAGAGAGCATCTATTCTCAGCTGGGGCAGGAGATCGTAGCCATCCTGGAGTCCAGCCACTTTAGCTACCGCACCGAGATCGCCCCGGGGAAGGGAGACATGCCCACGCTAACGGAGCGCAACCGCGGACGCTACGCCCTGGTCATATACGAGAATTTACTGAAGTATGTCAACCTGGACGCCTGGAACCGCGACCTGCTGGACAAGTACTGCATGGAGTACAGTGTAGGCATCATCGGCTTCTTCAAGGCCAACGAGAACTCGCTGCTCAGCGCCCAGCTTAAGggcttccctctcttcctgcacTCCCACCTGGGCCTGAGGGATTACAGAATCAACCACAACGCCCCACTGCTCTACATCACCAGACCCAACGAGGTGGAGCAGGGCCCCCTGCCCGGGGACGACTGGACCGTGTTCCAATCCAACCACTCCACCTACGAGCCTGTCCTCCTGGCCAGCACCAAGTCCTCTGACGCCCTGGCCCACCTGGGGCCGCTCAGTGCTATGCACGCCACCGTGGTCCAGGACCTGGGGCTCCACGACGGCATCCAGAGGGTCCTGTTTGGAAACAACCTGTCCTACTGGCTGCACAAGCTGGTGTTTGTGGACGCCATCGCCTACCTGACGGGCAAGCGGCTCTGCCTCTCGCTGGAGCGCCACCTGCTGGTGGACGTGGACGATATCTTCGTGGGCAAGGAGGGCACCCGCATGAAGGTGACCGACGTAGAG GCCTTGCTCAATACTCAAAACAAGCTGCGAATGCTGGTCCCTGATTTCACCTTTAACCTCGGCTTCTCTGGAAAGTTCTACCACACAG GCACAGACGAGGAGGACCGGGGAGATGACATGCTGCTAAGACACAGAAAGGAGTTCTGGTGGTTCCCCCACATGTGGAGTCACATGCAGCCCCACTTGTTCCACAACGTCAGCGTGCTGGCTGAACAGATGAGGCTCAACATGCTGTTTGCCCAG gaGCATGGGATCCCTACAGACATGGGCTATGCTGTGGCCCCCCACCACTCGGGGGTCTACCCCGTCCACAGCCAGCTGTACGAGGCCTGGAAGTCAGTGTGGGACATCAAGGTGACCAGCACAGAGGAGTACCCCCACCTCAGACCTGCCCGCTACCGCAGGGGCTTCATCCACAGTGGCATTCAG gTGTTACCCAGACAGACATGTGGCCTCTTCACTCACACTATCTTCTATAACGAGTACCCAGGAGGCTCCAAAGAGCTGGACAAGAGCATCAGGGGAGGGGAGCTGTTCCTCACCGTCCTCCTCAACCCT atcagCATCTTCATGACCCACCTGTCTAACTATGGGAATGACCGGCTGGGCCTGTACACCTTTGAGTCCCTGGTGAAGTTTGTTCAGTGTTGGACCAACCTGCGGCTGCAGACCCTGCCCCCCACGCAGCTGGCTGACAAATACTTCCAGATCTTCCCTGAGGAGAGGGACCCCCTCTGGCAG AACCCATGTCAGGACAAGAGGCATAAAGACATCTGGTCGAAGGAAAAGACCTGTGATAGACTACCCAGGTTCTTGGTCGTAGGCCCACAGAAAACAG gcACCACAGCCCTGCACTCATTCCTGAGCCTCCACCCTGCCATCACCAGTAGCTTCTCCAGTCCTGTCACCTTTGAGGAGATCCAATTCTTTAGCGGGCCCAACTACGACAACGGCATTGACTG gTACATGGACTTCTTCCCCTTCCCATCGAATGTCAGTACAGACTTCATGTTTGAGAAAAGTGCCAACTACTTTGACACGGAGGTAGCCCCCAAGAGAGCGGCGGCCCTGCTGTCCCGGGCCAAGATCCTGGCTGTGCTCATCAACCCAGTGGACCGCGCCTACTCCTGGTACCAG CACCAGCGGGCTCATCAGGACCCAATGGCCATCAACCACACATTCCAGGAGGTGGTGACAGCGGGGCCTGCCTCCCCCCGAGAGCTGATCATCCTGCAGAGACGCTGCCTTAAACCTGGGGCCTACGCCACCCACCTGGAGCGCTGGCTACACCACTACCAGCCCAGCCAG GTGCATATAGTGGACGGGTCCCAGCTGCGTTCCAACCCTGCCCTGGTCATGGAGGGCATCCAGAGGTTCCTGGGGGTCACACCCATCTTCAACTACACCCAGGCTCTGACGTACGATGAAAGTAAAGGGTTCTGGTGCCAGAGGGTGGAAGGTGGACGACCCAAGTGTCTTGGCAAGAGTAAAGGCAGGAAATACCCTGACATGACCCCTGAG TCGCGTGCCTTCCTGACGGAGCATTACCGGGAGCACAACATGGAGCTGCTGAGGCTGCTGAACCGGCTGGGCCAGCTCCTGCCCgcctggctgagagaggagctgCAGAGCTCCAGCTGGAGCTGA